In Deltaproteobacteria bacterium, the genomic stretch GGCGGCGACGCGTACTGGGACGACATCCGCGTCGGCTACGGCCCCCTGCCGGCCGCGGTGCCCGCACCGAGCGCGCTCGCGCTGCTCGGCTGCGCCGGGATCGCGCTCGCGCGTGCTCGAATGCGCGCCCGCCCCTAATCACTCCGCCGCGAACACGAGGAACGACTGCCGCTCGAGGAAGTCGTGCTGCGCGGTTTTGCGGAAGCCCGCCTGCACGAGCTCGCGCTCGATCACGGCCGGGTCGGTCGCGTGCGAGAACTTCTCGGGCAGGAAGTCGATCACCGCGAGCCGTCCGCCGCTCGCCAGGTACTTCTCGCGCAGCTGCGCGAAGTACGCGACGCGATCCTCGATGTGGTGGTACGTGTTGCACGTGAACACGAGGTCGACGCGTTCGGGCAGCTTCGCGTCGTCGAAGGCGGCGAGCACGGTCGTCACCTGTGCGAGGCCGTCGTGCGCGGCTCGCTCAGCGACGCTCGCGTTCAGGTCGGCGTCGACGTCGGCGGCGTAGACGCGCCCGCTCGGGCCGACGGCGCGAGCGAAGTGCCACGTGAAGTAGCCGCCTCCGGAGCCGAGATCGGCGACGCGCATGCCCGGCGCGAGCGCGAGCGCTTCCACGACGCGCTCCGGTTGCTGCCAGCGGTCGCGGGCGATGCCCTCGTATGCGAAGCGCTTCAGCGTGGCGGGCGAGAACAGCCAGAGCGCGCCGCCTGCGAGGGCGACGGCGGCGGCGAGCGCGAGCACGGCGACGAGAAGGCGGCGAAGCATGTGGACCTCGGTCGGGCGCTCGCGGCAGTATGCGCCCAACCACACCCGAACGAGGGGGACTCGCAATGGACGAGATGCAGCGCGTGCTCGACGAAGCGGCGATTCAGCGCGTGCTCGTGCAGTACTGCCGCGGCGTCGACCGCGGCGACGAGGAGCTGATCGCGGCTTGCTACTGGGAAGACTCGATCGACGACCACGGCGGCTACAAGGGCAGCGGCCCCGGCTTCGCGCCGTTCGTGGTGAAGGCGCTGAACGCCCACGCGATCAACACGCAGCATCTCGTCGCGAACGTCACGATCGAGCTCGTGGGCGCGAAGGCGTTCGTCGAGAGCTACGTGCTCGCGCGTCACAAGATTCGCCGCGACGGGCGGCTCGTCCTCGAGACCTTTGGCGGGCGCTACACGGACCGCTTCGAGAAGCGCGGCGGCGAGTGGCGCATCGCGTACCGCCAGGTGATCCACGACTGGAGCAACATCGTGCCGATCACCGCCGAGTACCCGAACGAGGCGTTCGAGAACGGCAAGCGCAGCCGCGAGGACATCACCTACCGGCGCTGACGCCGGTTCCGGATAGAGTGAAGCGCCGCGCCCCGATCGCCCGCGCGTAGCGCTGCGTTCGTGGCTCGCGCTCGACGGTGGAGGAATGAGCATGCTTCTGGTCCCCCGGCTCTCGCTAGCGGCGGCTCTTGCCGCGCTCGCACTCGCTTCTGCGCAAGCGCAGGAGGCCGCCGCGCCCGCGGCTCCCGCCGGCGAGGTGGAGGAGCTGATCGTCACCGGCACCGCGGCGACGGATCGCACCGCGCTCGACAGCCCCGTGCCCGTCGACCTGATCAGCGGCGAAGACCTCGCGCGCACGGGCGCGGTGGGCGACGAGCTCGGGCAGGCGCTCGCGGTCGCGGCGCCGTCGTTCAACTTCCCGCGCCAGTCGAACTCGGGCACCTCCGACCACGTGCGCGCGGGGCAGCTGCGCGGCCTCTCGCCCGATCAGCTGCTCGTGCTCGTGAACGGCAAGCGCCGCCACGGCTCGGCGGTCGTGAACTCCGAGACGAAGATCGGGCGCGGCACCGCGGCGGTGGACTTCAACACGATCCCGCTGGCCGCGGTCGAGCGCGTCGAGATCCTGCGCGACGGCGCGGGCGCGCAGTACGGGAGCGACGCGCTCGCCGGCGTGATCAACGTGCTGTTCGACGAGGATCCCGACCGCACCGAGATCGAGGTCACGACGGGCGCGCACTTCACGCACCACGAGCCGACGGGTCGCGACATCAGCGACGGCGAGACGTTCACGCTCAACGCCAGCACCGGCTTCGCGCTGCCGAACGAGGGCTTCCTGCGTATCGGCTTCGAGCTCGAGAACCGCAACAAGACCAACCGCGCTGGCTTCGACGACGTGCCGTTCTTCGAGGACCCGCTGAACGCCTATCTCGCGGGGCGCCGCAACTACACGATGGGCGACCCGAAGACCGACGCGTACGGCGCGTGGTTCAACGGCGAGCTGCCTCTCGCGGAAGGCAGCCTCTACGCGTTCGGCACGATCAGCCACCGCGA encodes the following:
- a CDS encoding methyltransferase domain-containing protein; this encodes MLRRLLVAVLALAAAVALAGGALWLFSPATLKRFAYEGIARDRWQQPERVVEALALAPGMRVADLGSGGGYFTWHFARAVGPSGRVYAADVDADLNASVAERAAHDGLAQVTTVLAAFDDAKLPERVDLVFTCNTYHHIEDRVAYFAQLREKYLASGGRLAVIDFLPEKFSHATDPAVIERELVQAGFRKTAQHDFLERQSFLVFAAE
- a CDS encoding nuclear transport factor 2 family protein; amino-acid sequence: MDEMQRVLDEAAIQRVLVQYCRGVDRGDEELIAACYWEDSIDDHGGYKGSGPGFAPFVVKALNAHAINTQHLVANVTIELVGAKAFVESYVLARHKIRRDGRLVLETFGGRYTDRFEKRGGEWRIAYRQVIHDWSNIVPITAEYPNEAFENGKRSREDITYRR